The proteins below are encoded in one region of Paenarthrobacter ilicis:
- a CDS encoding IclR family transcriptional regulator — MAEKASGGVQSVERVFELLELITDAGGDVTLSELSSSTDLPLPTIHRLLRTLVSLGYIRQLPNRRYALGPRLIRLGEGASKQLGAVARPQLKTLVERLGETSNMAVLDSDMVIYVAQVPSMHSMRMFTEVGRRAHTHDTGVGKAILAQLDDEVVRGIVARTGMPTPTAKSIGDIDSLLADLALIRERGYSIDEEEQELGVRCFAMAVPNAPTPTAISVSGPITRVDQSFADRAVPMLREAAKAISAELNQN, encoded by the coding sequence ATGGCTGAAAAAGCCTCCGGAGGCGTGCAGTCCGTTGAGCGCGTCTTTGAACTGCTGGAACTGATCACGGACGCGGGCGGAGACGTCACGTTGAGCGAACTCTCGTCGTCCACTGACCTGCCCCTGCCTACCATCCATCGCCTTTTGCGGACCCTGGTGTCCCTTGGCTACATCCGGCAGCTGCCCAACCGCCGCTACGCCCTGGGCCCGCGGCTCATCCGCCTCGGCGAAGGAGCCAGCAAGCAACTCGGCGCCGTGGCCCGTCCGCAGCTCAAGACCCTGGTGGAGCGGCTGGGCGAGACGTCCAACATGGCCGTCCTGGACTCGGACATGGTCATTTACGTGGCACAGGTCCCGTCCATGCACTCCATGCGCATGTTCACCGAGGTTGGCCGGCGCGCCCACACGCACGACACCGGCGTGGGCAAAGCAATTCTCGCCCAGCTGGATGACGAAGTGGTCCGTGGCATCGTGGCCCGCACCGGCATGCCCACTCCCACGGCCAAGAGCATCGGCGACATCGACTCCCTGCTTGCGGACCTGGCGCTGATCCGTGAGCGTGGGTACTCCATTGACGAGGAAGAGCAGGAGCTCGGCGTACGGTGCTTCGCCATGGCCGTTCCCAACGCTCCCACTCCCACCGCAATCTCCGTCTCGGGACCCATTACCCGCGTGGACCAGAGCTTCGCAGACCGCGCCGTGCCCATGCTGCGTGAGGCGGCCAAGGCGATCTCCGCAGAGCTCAACCAGAACTAA
- a CDS encoding NAD-dependent malic enzyme, producing the protein MANPSPGNSITLRVAAPSSFTATSELAAAVGAAGAAITALDVTESHHEKIVVDVTCNTTDDDHAARVKDALNALDGVTVQHVSDRTFLMHLGGKLEVVPKVALRNRDDLSRAYTPGVARVCMAIAEDPAAARNLTVKRNTIAVLTDGSAVLGLGNIGPAAALPVMEGKAALFKQFANVDAWPVCLDTQDTEEIIMIAKAMAPVYGGINLEDIAAPRCFEIENRLREELDIPVFHDDQHGTAIVTLAALVNALRVVDKKLSEVKIVVSGVGAAGSAIIQLLKAQGAQHIIAAGRSGAIHSGEEYGDEHRSWIAANTNEEGFSGTLHDALKGADVFIGVSAPHVIGEEQVASMAEDAIVFAMANPTPEIDPVIASKHAAVVATGRSDFPNQINNVLAFPGFFRGLLDAGASDITPNMLVAAAEAIANRVADDELNASYIIPSVFDPHVAADVAAAVAAAAHANAASAL; encoded by the coding sequence ATGGCGAATCCGAGCCCCGGAAACTCGATCACCCTGCGCGTCGCCGCACCGTCGAGCTTCACCGCAACCAGCGAACTCGCCGCGGCAGTCGGTGCCGCCGGCGCGGCGATCACCGCGCTGGACGTCACGGAATCCCACCACGAGAAGATCGTTGTTGACGTCACCTGCAACACCACCGACGACGACCATGCGGCACGCGTCAAGGACGCTTTGAACGCACTCGACGGCGTCACCGTCCAGCACGTCTCGGACCGCACCTTCCTCATGCACCTCGGCGGCAAGCTCGAGGTCGTCCCCAAAGTAGCCCTGCGCAACCGCGACGACCTCTCGCGTGCCTACACTCCCGGCGTCGCCCGCGTTTGCATGGCGATCGCAGAAGACCCGGCCGCCGCCCGCAACCTGACGGTCAAGCGCAACACCATCGCCGTCCTCACCGACGGCTCGGCCGTACTGGGCCTGGGCAACATCGGCCCCGCCGCAGCCCTTCCGGTCATGGAAGGCAAAGCTGCGCTGTTCAAGCAGTTCGCCAACGTTGACGCCTGGCCGGTCTGCCTGGACACCCAGGACACCGAGGAAATCATCATGATCGCCAAGGCCATGGCTCCCGTTTACGGTGGCATCAACCTCGAAGACATCGCAGCACCGCGCTGCTTCGAAATCGAGAACCGCCTCCGCGAAGAACTGGACATCCCCGTCTTCCACGATGACCAGCACGGCACCGCGATCGTCACGCTCGCTGCCCTGGTCAACGCCCTGCGGGTGGTGGACAAGAAGCTCTCCGAGGTGAAGATCGTGGTGTCGGGCGTCGGCGCTGCCGGCTCGGCCATCATCCAACTCCTCAAGGCCCAGGGCGCGCAGCACATCATCGCCGCCGGCCGTTCCGGCGCCATCCACTCCGGCGAGGAATACGGCGACGAGCACCGCAGCTGGATTGCTGCGAACACCAACGAAGAAGGCTTCTCCGGAACCCTGCACGACGCCCTCAAGGGAGCAGACGTCTTCATCGGCGTCAGCGCACCGCACGTGATCGGCGAAGAGCAGGTCGCCTCCATGGCCGAGGACGCGATTGTGTTCGCCATGGCCAACCCGACTCCGGAAATCGATCCGGTCATCGCCTCCAAGCACGCCGCCGTGGTGGCCACGGGCCGCAGCGACTTCCCCAACCAGATCAACAACGTGCTGGCATTCCCCGGCTTCTTCCGCGGGCTGCTGGACGCAGGGGCATCGGACATCACGCCCAACATGCTGGTGGCCGCCGCCGAGGCAATCGCCAACCGGGTGGCTGACGATGAGCTCAACGCGAGTTACATTATCCCCAGCGTCTTCGATCCCCATGTTGCTGCCGATGTTGCTGCTGCGGTGGCAGCCGCCGCGCACGCAAACGCCGCCAGCGCGCTGTAG
- the aceB gene encoding malate synthase A, with translation MAITVTDPRPIDRAEEILTPEALAFIEELHNRFAGTRNDLLQARKAKRQQVADTSRLDFLPETQDIRDGDWKVAEAPAALQDRRVEMTGPATPAKMAINALNSGAKVWLADLEDASTPTWPNVIDAILNLRDAARGTLSFTSPEGKEYRLRMDAPLAVVVARPRGWHMEESHILLDGSPAVGALVDFGLHFFHIAKQLLENGHGPYYYLPKMESHLEARLWNDVFVFAQDYLGVPQGSVRATVLIETIPAAFEMDEILYELRDHASGLNAGRWDYLFSIIKYFRDAGEEFVLPDRATVAMTAPFMRAYTELLVKTCHKRGAFAMGGMAAVIPNRKQPDVTAAAFDKVRADKTREANDGFDGSWVAHPDLVPTCREVFDSVLGDPANGGKKNQLDKQRPEVNVTAEQLIDVASAGGTVTEAGLRLNLYVAVAYTGVWISGSGAVAIHNLMEDAATAEISRSQVWQQLRNKSILADTGNTVTRELVTRILGEETERLRIEFGDENFAKYYEPASKLIEDICLSDDYTDFLTTPAYELVG, from the coding sequence ATGGCTATTACAGTCACTGATCCCCGGCCGATCGATCGCGCCGAGGAGATCCTCACCCCGGAGGCACTGGCCTTCATCGAAGAACTGCACAACCGCTTTGCCGGCACCCGCAATGACCTTCTGCAGGCCCGCAAGGCCAAGCGCCAGCAGGTTGCGGACACCTCCCGCCTTGATTTCCTCCCGGAGACCCAGGACATCCGCGACGGCGACTGGAAGGTTGCCGAAGCACCGGCAGCTTTGCAGGACCGCCGCGTTGAGATGACGGGACCGGCCACCCCGGCCAAGATGGCCATCAACGCGCTGAACTCCGGCGCCAAGGTGTGGCTGGCTGACCTCGAAGACGCCAGCACGCCCACGTGGCCGAACGTCATCGACGCCATCCTCAACCTCCGCGACGCTGCCCGGGGCACTTTGAGCTTCACCTCCCCCGAGGGCAAGGAGTACCGTCTCCGCATGGACGCTCCCCTGGCAGTTGTGGTGGCCCGCCCCCGCGGCTGGCACATGGAGGAAAGCCACATACTGCTGGACGGCTCCCCCGCCGTGGGCGCGCTGGTGGACTTCGGCCTGCACTTCTTCCACATCGCCAAGCAGTTGCTGGAAAACGGTCACGGCCCGTACTACTACCTCCCCAAGATGGAGAGCCACCTTGAGGCCCGCTTGTGGAACGACGTCTTTGTGTTCGCCCAGGACTACCTCGGCGTTCCCCAGGGCAGCGTCCGCGCCACCGTGCTGATCGAAACCATCCCGGCAGCGTTCGAAATGGACGAGATCCTCTACGAACTGCGTGACCACGCAAGCGGCCTCAACGCCGGCCGTTGGGACTACCTCTTCAGCATCATCAAGTACTTCCGTGATGCCGGCGAAGAGTTCGTGCTCCCGGATCGCGCCACCGTGGCCATGACGGCACCGTTCATGCGCGCCTACACCGAACTCCTGGTCAAGACCTGCCACAAGCGCGGCGCCTTCGCCATGGGTGGCATGGCCGCCGTCATCCCCAACCGCAAGCAGCCGGATGTCACCGCCGCAGCCTTCGACAAGGTCCGCGCCGACAAAACCCGCGAAGCAAACGATGGCTTCGACGGCTCCTGGGTTGCCCACCCGGACCTGGTCCCCACCTGTCGCGAAGTCTTCGACTCGGTGCTGGGCGACCCTGCCAACGGCGGTAAGAAGAACCAGCTGGACAAGCAGCGCCCCGAGGTGAACGTCACGGCCGAGCAGCTCATCGACGTCGCCTCCGCCGGCGGCACCGTCACCGAGGCAGGCCTGCGCCTGAACCTGTACGTCGCGGTCGCCTACACCGGTGTGTGGATTTCCGGCAGCGGCGCCGTTGCCATCCACAACCTGATGGAAGACGCCGCGACGGCGGAGATCTCCCGCTCGCAGGTCTGGCAGCAGTTGCGGAACAAGTCCATCCTGGCGGACACGGGCAACACTGTGACCCGCGAACTGGTGACCAGGATCCTGGGCGAGGAAACCGAACGCCTGCGCATTGAATTCGGCGACGAGAACTTCGCAAAGTACTACGAGCCTGCGTCCAAGCTGATCGAGGACATCTGCTTGTCCGACGATTACACGGACTTCCTCACCACGCCCGCGTATGAGTTGGTGGGCTGA
- a CDS encoding DUF6986 family protein: MSSLTPADLAHIESQLEATDQLLDRNYPGDDGSRQPIHTVYIPADRFTPTFVADWGAQALATAEAHGGLEKLGQLLGQESHLASAVAERVAAKLSAEPIEDLRLDFEDGYGDRGDEAEDADAVAAANAVAAAVAAGTAPPFIGIRFKCFEAPTRARGLRTLDLFVSTLAAAGELPAGLILTLPKVTTVAQVQAMDFAVSRLEEVLGLPAGRLRFEVQVETPQLIIGADGNSPVAQLPHVVPGRISALHYGTYDYSASLGISAEYQSMEHPVADFAKQVMQLAVAGTGIRLSDGSTNIIPVGDAVEDAWKLHGRLVRRSLENGYYQGWDLHAAQLPSRFSASYAFYREGLPAAALRLRNYVERTEGGVMDEPATARALAGFVLRGVQCGAVGTDEVKALAGVELSQLTALAHPRLAQPTSH, translated from the coding sequence ATGAGTTCCTTGACGCCCGCAGACCTGGCCCACATCGAGTCGCAGCTTGAAGCGACCGACCAGTTGCTGGACCGCAATTACCCCGGCGACGACGGCTCGCGCCAGCCCATCCACACCGTCTATATCCCGGCCGACCGCTTTACGCCCACCTTCGTGGCGGACTGGGGCGCACAGGCACTGGCGACGGCGGAGGCCCACGGTGGCCTGGAAAAGCTCGGTCAGCTGTTGGGCCAGGAGTCTCACCTGGCTTCCGCTGTCGCGGAGCGTGTAGCTGCGAAGCTCTCGGCCGAACCGATCGAGGACCTGCGTTTGGACTTCGAGGACGGCTACGGCGATCGCGGCGATGAGGCAGAAGACGCCGACGCCGTTGCTGCCGCCAACGCCGTTGCCGCTGCAGTTGCTGCCGGAACAGCTCCGCCGTTCATCGGCATCCGCTTCAAGTGCTTCGAAGCCCCCACCCGGGCACGTGGCCTGCGGACGCTGGACCTCTTCGTTTCCACGTTGGCTGCAGCCGGAGAACTCCCCGCAGGGCTGATCCTTACCCTGCCCAAGGTCACCACGGTGGCCCAGGTGCAGGCCATGGACTTCGCAGTGTCCCGCCTTGAGGAAGTCTTGGGACTCCCCGCTGGCCGGCTCCGTTTTGAGGTGCAGGTGGAAACGCCGCAGCTCATCATCGGCGCTGACGGGAACTCGCCGGTAGCCCAACTCCCCCACGTGGTGCCCGGCCGTATCAGCGCCCTGCACTACGGGACCTACGACTACAGCGCGTCCCTTGGCATCTCTGCGGAATACCAGTCCATGGAGCACCCCGTGGCCGACTTCGCCAAGCAGGTCATGCAACTGGCCGTTGCCGGCACGGGCATTCGCCTTTCCGACGGTTCCACCAACATCATCCCCGTGGGTGACGCTGTGGAAGACGCCTGGAAGCTGCATGGCCGGCTGGTCCGCAGGTCCCTGGAAAACGGGTACTACCAAGGCTGGGACCTCCACGCCGCGCAACTGCCCAGCCGCTTCTCGGCGTCGTACGCTTTCTACCGCGAAGGCCTGCCCGCTGCGGCCCTGCGCCTCCGCAACTACGTGGAGCGCACCGAAGGCGGCGTCATGGACGAGCCCGCCACGGCCCGCGCGTTGGCCGGCTTCGTCCTCCGCGGTGTCCAGTGTGGCGCGGTGGGGACCGACGAGGTCAAGGCGCTTGCCGGCGTCGAACTTTCACAGCTGACCGCACTGGCGCACCCGCGGCTCGCGCAACCAACTTCGCACTGA
- a CDS encoding bifunctional allantoicase/(S)-ureidoglycine aminohydrolase has product MGKYYYPQGGLPPQTQLTTERAIVTEAYTVIPKGVMTDIVTSNLPGFSNTRSWIIARPISGFATTFSQLIVEIAPGGGAPKAEFESGVEGVIFVTKGQVNLTLDGELHHLEEGGYAYLAAGAEWGLENVSNDIVSFHWIRKAYERLEGFEAKSFVTNEKDVEPTSMPDTDDVWKTTRFTDSSDLAHDMQVNIVTFQPGGVIPFPETHVMEHGLYVLEGKAMYLLNNDWVEVEAGDFMWLRAFCPQACYAGGPGEFRYLLYKDMNRQVKLT; this is encoded by the coding sequence ATGGGCAAGTACTACTACCCGCAAGGCGGCCTGCCGCCGCAGACCCAACTCACCACGGAACGGGCCATCGTCACCGAGGCGTACACGGTGATCCCCAAGGGCGTCATGACGGACATCGTCACCAGCAACCTGCCGGGATTCTCCAATACGCGCTCGTGGATCATCGCGCGGCCGATCTCCGGCTTTGCCACCACGTTCTCTCAGCTGATCGTTGAGATCGCTCCGGGTGGCGGCGCACCGAAGGCCGAGTTCGAGTCCGGCGTTGAAGGCGTCATCTTTGTCACCAAGGGCCAGGTCAACCTGACCCTCGACGGCGAACTGCACCACCTCGAGGAGGGCGGCTACGCCTACCTGGCCGCTGGAGCAGAGTGGGGCTTGGAGAACGTCTCCAACGACATTGTCTCCTTCCACTGGATCCGCAAGGCCTACGAGCGCCTTGAAGGTTTCGAGGCCAAGTCCTTCGTCACCAACGAGAAGGACGTGGAGCCCACCTCCATGCCGGACACGGACGACGTCTGGAAGACCACGCGCTTCACGGACTCCAGCGACCTCGCCCACGACATGCAGGTCAACATCGTCACCTTCCAGCCCGGCGGAGTGATCCCCTTCCCGGAGACCCACGTCATGGAACACGGCCTGTACGTGCTGGAGGGCAAGGCCATGTACTTGCTCAACAACGACTGGGTTGAGGTGGAGGCCGGCGACTTCATGTGGCTGCGCGCGTTCTGCCCGCAGGCTTGCTACGCGGGTGGTCCGGGCGAGTTCCGTTACCTGCTGTACAAGGACATGAACCGCCAGGTGAAACTCACCTGA
- a CDS encoding MmcQ/YjbR family DNA-binding protein: MATEADVRKVCLGLAGVTERPSWGQPAWFAKTLMARMWEDGVLTVKTNEREALAAMEPDTYFWTPHHERSPQLLLIRLERIDVDELDELLQESHRIAGGHAG; encoded by the coding sequence ATGGCCACAGAAGCTGATGTCCGCAAGGTTTGCCTTGGCCTGGCCGGGGTAACGGAACGACCCAGCTGGGGCCAACCCGCGTGGTTCGCCAAGACGCTCATGGCCCGGATGTGGGAGGACGGGGTCCTCACGGTGAAGACCAACGAACGCGAGGCGCTCGCAGCCATGGAGCCGGACACCTATTTTTGGACGCCGCACCACGAACGGTCCCCGCAACTGCTGCTGATTCGGTTGGAAAGGATTGACGTGGACGAGCTCGACGAACTGCTGCAGGAGAGCCACCGAATCGCCGGTGGGCACGCAGGTTAG
- a CDS encoding DinB family protein encodes MDEKATLLHYLRSRRADLLGKLEGLGEYDARRPMTPTGTNLLGLVKHVASVELGYFGETFGRPSGIDLPWLADDAEPDADMWAPASESLTEIVEFHHFSAAHSDATIEALALDAPGVVPWWSEEKKDVTLHQILVHMCVETARHAGHADIIREFIDGTAGQRPNDPNIPPRNSEELAAHRYRLEEAALEADRKHW; translated from the coding sequence ATGGACGAAAAAGCGACGTTGCTGCACTATCTCCGGAGCCGCCGGGCGGACCTGCTGGGCAAACTCGAAGGCCTGGGCGAGTACGACGCCCGCCGGCCAATGACTCCCACGGGCACCAACCTCCTGGGATTGGTGAAGCACGTGGCCTCGGTGGAACTGGGATATTTCGGTGAAACCTTCGGCAGGCCAAGTGGGATTGATCTGCCGTGGCTGGCCGATGACGCCGAGCCCGACGCCGACATGTGGGCACCGGCCAGCGAGTCCCTCACGGAAATCGTGGAGTTCCATCATTTCTCCGCCGCACACAGTGACGCCACCATCGAGGCCCTGGCCCTTGACGCTCCGGGGGTGGTGCCATGGTGGTCCGAGGAGAAGAAGGACGTGACCCTCCACCAGATCCTGGTGCACATGTGCGTGGAGACGGCCCGGCATGCAGGTCACGCTGACATCATCCGGGAGTTCATCGACGGAACGGCGGGCCAGCGGCCCAACGATCCCAACATTCCACCCCGCAATTCGGAGGAATTGGCCGCGCACCGCTACCGTCTTGAGGAAGCAGCCCTGGAGGCGGACCGCAAGCACTGGTGA
- a CDS encoding phosphodiester glycosidase family protein has translation MTTPQTDNRKGGRTRRAVISAVLAVTLSAGGATAWALDRFVIPHAQITNVSEYEASQAGTTTTTDDTSADTSASAVVTDTSYTQGGTGVTISTVTTGSGDDTVTYYVADVVLDDATTLKSAFAEDTYGENITETTSAIAEDHNAIFAINGDYYGFRDTGIVIRNGVVYRDEGARQGLAFYKDGTVKVYDETTTTAGQLIADGVWNTLSFGPSLLDNGQIASGIEDVEVDTNFGNHSIQGEQPRTAVGVVDENHLVFVVVDGRSPGYSAGVTMTGLAQIMKDLGATTAYNIDGGGSSTMYFNGSLVNNPLGENKERGTSDILYIAQS, from the coding sequence ATGACTACTCCACAGACTGATAACCGTAAGGGCGGCCGGACACGGCGCGCCGTGATTTCCGCCGTTTTGGCGGTGACTCTCTCTGCCGGTGGTGCCACGGCGTGGGCATTGGACCGCTTCGTCATTCCGCACGCTCAAATCACCAATGTCTCGGAGTACGAGGCAAGCCAGGCCGGTACCACCACGACGACGGACGACACGTCCGCTGACACGTCGGCGAGCGCTGTGGTCACGGATACCTCGTACACCCAGGGCGGCACAGGAGTCACCATCTCCACGGTGACCACAGGCAGCGGTGACGACACCGTCACGTACTACGTTGCCGACGTCGTGCTTGATGACGCCACCACGCTGAAGTCGGCATTCGCCGAAGATACCTATGGCGAGAACATCACCGAGACTACGTCCGCGATCGCCGAAGACCACAACGCGATCTTCGCCATCAATGGCGACTACTACGGCTTCCGGGACACGGGGATCGTGATCCGCAACGGCGTGGTGTACCGGGATGAGGGCGCCCGCCAGGGTCTCGCCTTCTATAAGGACGGCACCGTGAAGGTGTACGACGAGACCACCACCACTGCTGGGCAGCTCATCGCGGACGGTGTGTGGAACACTCTCTCCTTTGGGCCCTCGCTGCTGGACAACGGTCAGATCGCCTCCGGCATTGAGGACGTGGAGGTGGATACCAACTTCGGCAACCACTCCATCCAAGGCGAACAGCCGCGCACGGCGGTGGGCGTCGTTGACGAAAACCATCTGGTGTTCGTGGTGGTGGACGGCCGCAGCCCCGGCTATAGCGCCGGTGTCACCATGACCGGACTGGCCCAGATCATGAAGGACCTGGGTGCCACCACGGCGTACAACATTGATGGCGGCGGCTCGTCCACCATGTACTTCAACGGCTCCCTGGTGAACAACCCGCTCGGCGAAAACAAAGAGCGCGGGACCTCGGACATCCTCTACATCGCCCAGTCATGA
- a CDS encoding GtrA family protein, producing the protein MIILIPAYEPDHQLITLVRNLQAADPWLTMVVVDDGSGPGYQETFDAVARLGCHVLSYQENGGKGRALKSGFAFIAQRFPGHNVVCADSDGQHGVADILAVADRVSRVTAAVVLGCRSFTGDVPARSRVGNTVTRWLFMLATGQKIRDTQTGLRGYRADMIPWLLSVGGQRYEYELNLLLEAKQVGYGIDAVEIATVYLNDNSGSHFRPIADSVRIYAPLLKFLGSSLSAFVVDLVLFLVLLGVTDSLLLAVLGARVISASLNFMVNRRVVFEHGRDTSLRAAAVGYVGLVLVLLGANYAALWGLTSLAVPDLPAKILTELALLGVSYAVQQRVLFTRRGQESGRGEESGHRGKTHMPGLVPAQFQHSIPRKSGDQSPKRFRSNR; encoded by the coding sequence ATGATCATCCTGATACCGGCGTATGAGCCTGACCACCAGCTCATCACGCTTGTGCGGAACCTCCAGGCGGCTGACCCGTGGCTCACCATGGTGGTGGTGGATGACGGTTCAGGGCCGGGCTATCAGGAAACGTTCGACGCCGTTGCCCGGCTTGGGTGCCATGTGCTCAGTTACCAGGAGAACGGCGGCAAGGGCCGCGCGTTGAAGTCCGGATTTGCGTTCATTGCACAACGGTTCCCCGGCCACAACGTGGTGTGCGCGGACAGCGACGGCCAACACGGCGTGGCCGACATCCTTGCTGTGGCAGACCGGGTCAGCAGGGTTACGGCTGCCGTGGTCCTGGGGTGCCGGTCCTTCACGGGAGATGTGCCTGCGCGGAGCAGGGTGGGCAACACGGTGACGCGCTGGTTGTTCATGCTGGCCACGGGGCAGAAAATCCGCGACACCCAAACGGGCCTGCGGGGCTACCGGGCGGACATGATCCCGTGGCTTCTCTCTGTGGGAGGGCAGCGCTACGAGTATGAGCTGAACCTCCTGTTGGAAGCCAAGCAGGTGGGCTACGGGATAGACGCCGTGGAGATTGCCACCGTGTACCTGAATGACAATTCAGGGTCCCACTTCCGTCCGATCGCCGATTCGGTCCGGATCTATGCACCCCTGTTGAAATTTTTGGGCTCGTCCCTGTCTGCGTTCGTGGTGGATCTGGTGCTGTTCCTGGTTCTTTTAGGAGTCACGGATTCCCTGCTGCTGGCGGTCCTTGGGGCACGGGTCATCAGTGCCTCGTTGAACTTCATGGTGAATCGCCGGGTGGTTTTTGAGCATGGCCGGGACACGTCCCTGCGTGCCGCGGCTGTGGGGTACGTGGGATTGGTGCTGGTGCTCCTCGGCGCGAACTATGCGGCGCTGTGGGGACTCACGTCCTTGGCCGTCCCGGACCTGCCCGCCAAGATCCTCACGGAACTGGCCCTGCTGGGCGTCAGCTATGCGGTGCAGCAGCGGGTGCTGTTCACCCGGCGCGGGCAGGAATCCGGTCGCGGAGAGGAATCCGGGCACCGCGGGAAAACACATATGCCCGGCTTGGTACCGGCACAGTTCCAGCACAGCATCCCCCGGAAAAGTGGAGACCAATCCCCCAAGAGATTTCGGAGCAACCGATGA
- a CDS encoding DUF4956 domain-containing protein, giving the protein MNTLILIAADLAAIAILTLALYLRRHRRRDLVVSYLGMNVGVLAVATALSGSAAGVGLGLGLFGVLSIIRLRSTELSQHEVAYYFSALALGLIAGIGVEPLWLTLSLMALVLLVMFVGDNPRVLPAYRHQTVVLDRAIAGEAELYARLEEVLHGTVHSATIQELDLVNDKTIVDVRYAVRRAMADQSALGFHDPAGALSPAPQELPAPQELPTPQPTRSSAPTSAGVA; this is encoded by the coding sequence ATGAATACCCTGATCCTGATTGCGGCAGACCTTGCAGCCATCGCCATCCTCACCCTGGCCCTCTACCTGCGCCGGCACCGGCGACGGGACCTGGTGGTGTCTTACCTGGGCATGAACGTCGGCGTCCTGGCAGTGGCCACGGCCCTGTCCGGGTCTGCGGCGGGTGTTGGCTTGGGTCTGGGCCTGTTCGGGGTTTTGTCCATCATCCGCCTCCGATCCACAGAGCTTTCCCAGCACGAAGTTGCTTACTACTTCTCTGCGCTGGCTTTGGGTTTGATCGCCGGCATCGGCGTGGAGCCGCTCTGGCTGACCCTGTCCCTCATGGCGCTGGTCCTGCTGGTGATGTTCGTGGGCGACAACCCAAGGGTCCTCCCCGCCTACCGGCATCAGACCGTGGTGCTGGACCGGGCAATCGCTGGAGAAGCCGAGCTCTACGCACGCTTGGAAGAGGTGCTTCACGGAACCGTCCACTCGGCCACCATCCAGGAACTGGACCTGGTGAATGACAAAACGATCGTGGACGTACGGTACGCGGTCCGCCGTGCGATGGCAGACCAGTCCGCACTCGGTTTCCACGATCCTGCTGGCGCATTGAGCCCGGCACCCCAGGAACTCCCGGCACCCCAGGAACTCCCCACACCGCAGCCCACCCGTTCATCCGCCCCCACCTCAGCCGGTGTGGCATGA
- a CDS encoding polyphosphate polymerase domain-containing protein yields MSRVDAQQVLPHLGQLPAVGLEELTTEAALLTRVDRKYLVPSATARRILEGFTAEARVLEMDGKRIFDYDSVYFDTAALDSYMRAAHGRRRRFKIRTRTYVDSAVSFLEVKTEGAREATVKERIPYQLCDRDRLTDEGLAYVNETLAAAIGQTMSGPLAPVLATRYQRTTLYLPGAGSRATIDSAVTWQRPDGQPWMLDDAVVIETKSGSAPGPLDRHLWAQGVRPCRISKFATGMAALHPELPANRWHQTLRRRMSLRPAI; encoded by the coding sequence ATGAGCCGCGTGGACGCCCAACAGGTCCTTCCGCACCTGGGCCAGCTGCCCGCCGTCGGACTTGAAGAACTCACCACGGAGGCTGCGCTGCTGACCCGGGTGGACCGGAAATACTTGGTGCCATCGGCTACGGCACGGCGGATCCTGGAAGGATTCACCGCTGAAGCCCGCGTGCTGGAAATGGACGGCAAGCGGATCTTCGACTACGACTCCGTGTATTTCGATACTGCCGCGCTGGACAGCTACATGCGTGCGGCGCATGGCAGGCGGCGCCGCTTCAAAATCCGCACCCGTACCTACGTGGACAGTGCCGTGAGCTTCCTGGAGGTCAAGACCGAGGGGGCCCGCGAGGCCACGGTCAAGGAACGCATCCCCTACCAACTGTGCGACCGTGACCGGCTCACCGACGAGGGCCTGGCCTACGTCAACGAAACTCTGGCCGCAGCAATCGGGCAGACCATGTCCGGGCCCTTGGCACCGGTGCTCGCCACCCGCTACCAGCGCACCACGCTGTACCTCCCTGGGGCGGGCAGCCGCGCCACCATTGATTCGGCCGTCACCTGGCAGCGCCCCGACGGCCAGCCGTGGATGCTGGACGACGCCGTGGTCATTGAGACCAAATCGGGCTCTGCCCCCGGACCCTTGGACAGGCACTTGTGGGCCCAGGGCGTCCGACCCTGCCGCATCTCAAAGTTCGCCACCGGAATGGCTGCACTCCACCCTGAACTGCCGGCCAACCGCTGGCACCAAACTCTCCGGCGCCGGATGTCCCTGCGCCCCGCCATCTGA